The nucleotide sequence ATGGAACTGCAAGTTTAATAAAGTCTTCTGAAATTTGGAATTGTGCCCCATTGGTGATTTATTGTTAAGCACGACTCCCAGGGATCTTGCATCTCTAAAAAtactatttgctttttatttaacactgaaccttttgatgttttataatacaaaaatagtgtcttattattttaaaagcttaggAGAGAAACTAGCCATATTATTAGAAGAAGAAGATATATGCAGCTATAGTCTGTTCAAATATCAAGAGGTGTGACTTTTCAAATTCACATTTCAATCTTTATTTACATTAGACTTTCAGAAGTAGTGGGTGTAAATATTAAAACGCCCAAGCCTGGGTGAAATTTTATTGAGAATAActacaaataaaaggaaactgattttttaaagtcagtttcTGAAATTTAGATGAAAAGAATATTGAGTATTaacaaaaaaatgatatttacatATCAATGAAGGTTTTCTGCTCATAGATTCATTTCCTACGAAACATAACAGAGGCAAGCTTGGGGAattacaaagaaaggaaaaaccctAATCAAATAGGTACTGTTGTTCAAACAGAATATTAGCCAAAATGATCCAATCAGTTGCttgaactaaattttttttttctttaagccattCATGCCAGAACACAAGCTCTCAAAGCAATAAGAATCTGTACTACATTCCAAGTGTTTGCTTCCAACAGATGGGGGGATGTGAAAGATACATTCCATGGAAATGGGGTGGGGACAAAGAAGGCACCGGTCAGTCATCAGCAAACAAGGAATGCAACCCCAATGGAGGCATAGTTCTCAAAGTAAGCATTATTCATTTGTATTCTAGGGTATGTTTAACAGTTACATGAATCAACCTAAGCATACTAAATTCAAGTTGCTGGATCTTTAATTTCAACATTGTTCAGAATTACACCATAGAATGCAACATAACCTATGAAAATTTTTCTAAAGAGAGTACAAAAAGTAGCAAAGTATACCTTCATGGAATGAGTTACATACTAAACTTTGTTTTCCTATTTGTCTAAGGACTTCAGATAATTAGAGGTTCACCCTGTCATCAGACACGGTGATGGCTGTCATGGTTTCAGGTCTCCGTTTGAAACAAAATCAGTGCTTATCATTGTAAAACACAGTAGCTTACAGTATGTCAATTGAGGATCTCCATAATTTATTGACTCAATCTTTTGCTTATCAAAAACAGCAatacatttctctaaagatcTTTAGGGGGCAATCTcagaaatacacatacacacacgcacaaattCCTGGTTTCTAGGTGgaatttaaatataattctattttattgcAATATTAAGATTCcaaatgtaaaattaaagaaaCCCAAGAATTATAGAGGTTATCAAAGACATATTAACTTGTTCTTGGAGTAAGTTCAAAATTAATAACAAAGGTATTATTATGCTAATATATACTTTATGATATTCTGCCCAGTAGAAGAGACTGAGAATCTGACTCTGGCAGTTTCTGACCTCCCTTTACTTTGAATTAATGGTGTGAACACTGTGTTTGCTTCTGAAATCTGTGATTTATGTGAAGTTTATGATAGAAACATGCCAGAAAAGCATaaacagggaaaagaaaaaagcaatgttGATTGCTAtttggaaaattaaatgagaaagatCTTTTCTCCAAGATGTCCTTAAGTGATTCTCTATTTTAACCAAATCCAGTGGCCTGGTCCCTTTCCTAAACCCTGTTTTTTAGAaggaattttaaatgtatttgcaaTTTATATTTCCAATCTGAAGCGGGACACAAATTAGTTTGTACACCGACAGAATGCTAAGAAAAGCTTAAATCAATTTTCACCTTTTTATTTATGTTCCTCATTCTTCAGAAACATAACTGCAGTTTTTATTAACTTTGTTTTATGGATCTAATATTTAAGAAGAAGTCTATCTTTTATGTCACAGCAAGAAGGTTAATGCACTTACAGATTCCCCTGCAATACATCTTGGGCAAGGCTGGGCTGAGCTCCTTCCACCATTCTGAGAAATCTAGTTAACAAATCACAGTTGCAGATATATCAGAACAATGATTATTTAcactttctattaaaatatttcaacatgcTCACAAGTAGTTTGGTGGGAACAGGAACATACCCCTGTACTTAGCCTCCCCTGGCCACTTTCTGGCCTTGGTGCTGGGGGACAGCCTCTTGATGGAAGCTCCCGGTCCTCTGGGCCCCAGGACGCCAGGGCACAGGCATTCACCTGGTGGCAGCCACGCTCGTGCCCACTGGCTTCTAATCTCCTGCATACCCgtttctgaaacaaacaaaattttacttTAGATGGTCTCATAAAGCACACAACACTCTAATTGAATTTGCTTTCAGAAAACTTCAGCTGCAAATACAGACCCCTGTGGAGCTGGAAAACTTTATAGGGCATTTGAGGAGATGACTTTAAACTTTATCTTTTCAGAATAACAATCATCCATTACATTTAACCTCATTATTTCTTGCATTGCCTGATATTTACTTagctttatacatttaaaatagtcatttcaaataattttggcTGAAACTCTTGTAATAAATTATGGTGACTGGTTTATTGATATTGAAAATGTGCAAAACCTATAAATTTTGTTCAAGAAACTAGTTATATGCTTTTGCTTAGCATCAAATTATATACTTTCTTAATACAATATGAATAATTCACATGTGACTACTTCTGTGTCTCACTGGCACTGAAgagcaaattaattttatttacaaaggtTGCATACACAGTCCATAACTGATAACCTTTGGGAAAGTTAGCATTTGGTTTTTACTACTATGTgaactaaagaaaataattacaaaaggaaTCCTgtaatgctaaagaaaaaaagtactcaGTTTGAAAGTCCCAagactttgtgtatttttagggTAACAATGTTGTAACTGACACAGAGTTTCAGAGGCAGGAGGACCTCTGTAAACAGTCATGGAGGCCACCCTGGCCCAGGGCGAGAAATCCACCCCAGGAGCCCTGGCAGCCAGCCCAAGAGGCCCCGCTGCTGGACAGCCCCGATGTCAGAACACACTTCATGGTACACTGGCATCTCCCCAACCTCTGCAGTCACTTGCAAACCACCTTTATCACTTTTGCAAAATGTGTTTATTATCCGTACtactattatttaatatattcttaATGGACTTTTTTCAGTTAATGCATCTACACAATATAGAAACCTAATGACAGACTAGAAATGATGCATTAAAAATGGGAGatgagggaaaaggaagagaggagaatTCTCATTATTGTATAGTTCATTATCATATAAGCAATAGGTGAGTATtaactgatgctgaaaaaactGAGAATCAGACAATAAAGGGTTAAATAATAAAACAGGGGACCTAAGGATATTAAATCGGTTTAAATACAAATAATCACTAGAAAATACAAATCCTTCTAcatccaaaattttaaaagaacaagacccaactatacaGATGTACTTAAAATCAAGTGATTCTgaaaggctaaaaataaaaaggatggaCCAAGGtataatagagaaataaaaacaaaaagagagcagGAGCAGATCACATAGAACATAAGCCCAAAGTGTTAAATACAaccaaggactttttttttaatgctaaaagCCACAGTTCACAGTGAAGACATAATGCTCATGAACACCTATGAGCTGAATAATACAACCATAACCTTTATCAAACAAAGACTACAGGAGATGTGAGCAAACACAGTTAGAAACATACTAATAACAGGAGGTTTCATACACCATTCTCAGTACAAGGCAGAGCAAGTACACAGAAAACAAGTAAGGAGATAGATTTAAACAACATAATCAACCAAGGTTGACCTTATGGACATATATATTGAACTCTGTACCCTGATAATAGAGTATACACATTCCTCTCAAGAACTCACAGCACAGTCACAACTGATGgcattaaaggaaaaaacaatgaTTTCTATAGGGTAGAAATGTAGCCAATACTTTCTGATTATAATGCAATAAACTATCAattattaacaaaaacaaaaaaaacagaaaggcacTTCCACCTGGAAATTTAAGAGTCTTATTATTTCTTAGGTCACCAACTGAgaggaaagaattttaaaaaaaattacaatgaaaacaCTACATATCAGAATCCATGaaatacatttaaagcagtaATCAGAGAAAAATTCATTGCATTGACACTTTTatcaacaaaaatgaaagaatgaaaattaattaataattcccagccaggcacggtggctcacacctgtaatcccagcactttgggaggctaaggcaggcagatcgcttgaggccaggagtttgagaccaacctgggcaacatggtaccctgtctctaccaaaaaatataaaaattagccaggcatggtggtgcacctgtagtcccagctactcaggaggctgaggtaggaagattgagCCCATAaggctgaggctgaagtgagctgacatcatgccactgcactccaccctgggtaacagagtgagactgtctcaaaaaataaataataacaataataattcccAGCTCataaaaactaggaaaagaacaagaaagcaaaacaaaagaatacacaaagaaaaaataaaggaaaaagctaaaattaatgagaaaaaagaatatataagataaaattaatgaggtagagaatagaaaaacagtagATCTAATGTACAAATATAAATCCTGGTTTTTGGAGGGAAAAAAGTAGATAAACCACTAGTTAAGTTACTCAAGAAAAAGGAGGAGtgaatacaaaaatagaaaataagaaaggacacaggGGAAATAACCAATGaaacaagaaattataaaaatcttaAGGGAATATTTCACAGACCTCTATgcaaatgaatttgaaaaatgtaGATGTAACTGATAACTTCCTAAGGATAGTCTGATTACCAAAACTGATCCCATTAGAGTTAGAAAGCTTAAACTGATGATTTcccagaagaaacagaaagagttATTAAGTAACTACCCACAAGCCCAAGGACCAGATGGTTTCCCAGGAGAATTCTCCCAAACCTTCAAAGGCCAGGTAATGCCAATGCTCTATGAAGAAGATTCTAGCACACTATCTCCTTTTATCAAGCAAATGTAACACTGATAAGCCAGACAGAAAGTACAAGAAAATACAACTACACACCAATCAATTGCTCGGTATcgatgtaaaaatatgaaatgaggTCTAAGATATTCGAAATATTAGGAAACTATATAATGTACTATATTAATAAACATAAGGAAGTAGTGTGATGACCTCCATAGATTCTGAAAAATcctttaacaaaatttaaaacctacttacgataaaagttaaagaaaacagGAATTGAGGGTTATActgttaaattaataaaatacacattCCTTAATTCattactaaatggggaaaaaactAATAGCATTTCTACTACTATCAGGACAGGGCAAAGATGCTCACTGTCTCCATTTCTGTTCAACACTGTATGAGAGGTATTACCCAATATATTGAGACGAGAGAAGTCAATCAGCATTATAAAAAGGGGTAAAGTAGTAAAACCACTTCTATTTGCAGttgaaaaccatatatatatatatatctggaaacCCCCAGAGAATCAATGATAAAATTAactcaaacaataaaataattcactaACACagaattaacatataaaaatcaatagctttcaaaatacaaaataatcagagaaaacgccatttaaaataattgcaaCAAGGATTAAATATCTAGGAACAAATTTAACAAGAATTGCACAAAATCTATACAAGGAGAATGTAAGGCATTCTTGAAAGACACTAAAGTAGATACGAACAAGAGAAAAGACATGCCCAACTCTTGGATAGGATAACCCAACATTATAAAGATGACAGTTCTCcctaaaaattaatttgtaaattcAATATAATCCCAGTAAAAATCCCAGTAAACTATTTTATAGAGTTATACTAGTTGATACTAATGGtcacaatgaaaaacaaatatgcaAGAAGAGCCAGGAAAaccctgaagaaaaaaataaaacaactcctGGACACGAAAACAAACCATAGACACTCCATAATTaaacatggtggcacacaagTAGACAAACAGACCAATGTGGTAGCATTAAAAGTCCAGatataaatcaaaatatatatgaaagtttGGCTTCAAATCACTGTGATAAGGATGGactttttatacatacatatataatctttttttttttagagatgaggtctcactatgttgaccaggctggtctcacactcctggcctcaagcaatcctcccttcttggcttcccaaagtgctgggattataggtatgagccactgtgcccagcaggatGGAGTTTTTAATATACGGTCCCGGGACAACTTGGAGCCATTTGGAGAAAAGAAATTTAGATCTGCACCTCACAccatgacatggtttggctgtgtccctacccaatctcatcttgaattgtagctcctataattcccacgtgttgtgggagggacccagtgggggataattgaatcatgggggcagttcccccacaCGGTCCTCgtgttagtgaataagtctcacgagatctgatgtttcataaggggcttcccttttgcttggttctcattctctctcatgcctgctgccacgtaagacgtgcctttcaccttctgcaatgattgtgaggcctccccaggcacacGGAActttgagtccattaaacttctttttctttataaattacccagtctccagtatgtctttatcagcagcgtgaaaacagactaatacaaccacaTACAAAACCAAACCAGATGCATTAGGGACCTGAACGCAAAAGATCTAATTATAAAGAACTATGCAATTCCTAGGAGAAAATACGAGTGAATTCTCTAATCTTGGTGTAGGGAAAGATTTTCTAACTATGATTCAAAATACAGAGGCAATAAAATCAAGATTGACAAGTTTgactatatgaaaataaaaacttctgtaaggccaaacaaacaaaaaaatcctaaacaacATCAAAAGATAACTgataaaaggggaagaaaaatgtttGCAATATATACCACAGAAAAAGGGTGAATAACCTGAATATAAGAAACTGTTACAAAAGCTGAGCAAAAAAGGACCAAAAACCTGAAAGATAAATGGAGAAAAGACATAAACGATTTACAAAAGCTATTAAAATGGTCCTCAAACATGAAAAAAGTGTTCAAATGCActcatatttaaagaaatacaaattaagtcAACATCAAGATATCATTTATCATCAGAATGGCAAAAATTGTAGAATGTGGTGTAGCCCCTGTTGGTGAGGCTGCAGGAAAACAGGCACCTCCTGctttgctggtgagaatgcaaattcTTGCAGGAAAATTTGGCAATACAAAGCTATATGCACATTTTTTAACCCAGCAATTACAACTCTAGAATCTACCCAAAACATACACCTCCAACAATATGGGAAAAAAGCACATTTGCACAGTTATTCAATAGTGCAATatattggaaacaacctaaatgcccctACACTGGAGAGTGGTTggataaactatggtacatccaagCAACGAAGTACTATGCAactgagaaaaggaagaggaagatttCCATGAACTGGTCTAGAGTGATTTCCAGAAtacattgttaagtgaaaaaaacgaAGTGCAAAAGAGTATCTATAATATGCTATCCTTTGTGTAAGAAAGAAGGGGTTATAAGAAAATGGACACTATCTGCTCATTTCTGCAAAAGAAATACAGGAAGGATATTTGAGAAATGAAAGAGACTGCTTTCCTACAGAGAGTGGGTAGGAAAGGGCTGGAGAACAGGGTGGCATGGGAACAGAAATGAAGAGGGAGTGTATAGCTCTGCATTAAAGCACCAGAGTAACATTTCACATGCCAAAAAGTGAGGGAAAAATGTAAGTAAACCAAGACACAGGGGGGGAGGAACCCAAGTGGAATACAAAAATAATGAACCTAACTACATTACAAATAAGTAACATAGCCACACTGAAAAGAACTACcccaaataacttttaaaaatactactttgggccaggcgtggtggctcatgcctgcaatcccagcactttgggaggccaaggtgggcagattacaaggtcaggagtttgagactagcctggccaatatggtaaaaccccatctctactaaaaatacaaaaaaaaaaattagccaggcgtggtggcaggcacctgtagtcccagctacttgggaggctgaggcaggagaatcacttgaacatgggaggtggaggttgcagtgagccgagatcgcaccactgcactccaacctgtgcaacagagcgagactccatctcaaaaagaaaaaaaaaaaaaactattttgactAGAAACTCAAACGCTAAATAAAGATGACAAAAAGCACTGTATAGAAGTCCTGTACTCTAGCTAGTAAATGTGTTTATTACAGggttagcaattttgaaattacTTTATTGGCATtggataaataagtaaatacactgTAAATAACAAGAGCTAAGTTTCTCACTGTTTAAGAAATAAGCTACAAATACAGAAAAGGGAGAGGCTACAATGAACCCAGTGGTGTTGGATTAGAATTTTTAATACATATCCAGACAgagatatagaaatatataaagatatgtatGTGTGAGTTACTGTGTGTGTGggtgatacacatacacacacacacacacacacacacacacacacacacacatatatatatcctagcTGTGTCCACTAAGGACAGTGGCATCCTAGTAGCAAGATTACACTTATCACCTAGaaattggtttctaaataccattttccCTTGAAAGGAATCTGGACTCCATGGGAAGCAGCTGATTCAGGGAAGGAGTagggaaaatacaagatgagcctCAAAGACTTCACAGGCCAAAAACTTAGAAAGTTCTTGTAACATGAGGGCATGTCAAAAAGACAAAGGCATACACCTGAAGGACTTCCTGTTGGCCAAAGCTGGAATGatttaagcaataaaataaataaaaaacagcacTGGATAATCCACAGAATAACGTAAATGCCTATTAGTCTACCCATATCAAAAACAATTGAGTAAATAAATAGCCGAGAAGGGAAAGGACTTCCTTACAGTTGAATTCTAATTAACAAatgcaaaaggaaagaaggaaatgcaTTAAGTAAATACCACAGTAAAAATTATTGCGGGCAAGATCTAATAATAGATGCTAAAATTAGGAGGCAAAAGTTTAAGGAGAAACTGGATGTTTGCACAGCCTCAAACTATCTTCCCCAAGATTCGTATTAattgtaaagagaaaaatagtaactttacagtggataAAACCATCGTAATCAAGTGACAAGGTTAACAACAGCAGTAATGGGACACAATACCATGAACCCTCCTCCGTACAACGTACCAAGACGGCACAACATCACTTCTGCAGTACTCATGCCAAAAATGCGCACCCTGACTCTAACCGTAAGAAAATGTGGGACAACAAAATAACTAACCAATAATCACTAAGTGTCGAGGTCCTAAAAGACTGTCAAAGTGTCACAGattggaagagaggaaggaaacacaataactaaatgcaatgtgggatcCTGGGTTAGATCTTGCAACAGAAAAAGGAtattagtggaaaaactggtAAAATGGAATAAGTTCTATAGTTAACAGTACTACACCAACGTTAATTTCATGGCATGCTAACTATACTAAGATCATTAACAAGCTTAAGTGAAGGATGTATATGAACTCTATACTATGTTTTTGCAACCTTTCTGTATgtctaaaactatttcaaaataacaagttttttaaaatgaaaaaaaaatattttgcatccCTAATGTGAGAGAAATACTGATCTAAACCAAATTGCCTTCTCACAACCTCAACCCACTGTTTCTAACTATTCTCCTTTGAGCAACATAAAATGAACAAAGCCCCTTGTGTATGAGATAAACATTCAGATATTTGATGATCATTCTCAGACACTTTGGAGGCTTGTTCTCTCCAACCAAATATCCCTAGTCTCTCTCACTATTCCATTTCAAAGATGTTCTTCAGACTCTTCATATCCTAGACACCCTAGTCCAGTGTTTCTAAATTGCCAATATCCCGCTTAAAATAAACCACGCAAAATACTTTCAATGCCATGTAACTAGCAGAGTAGAATCACCACTTGCCACTGTGTTTGCACAAGAGAAACCCACACTAGGTCAACAGCCCCAGCAACCACATCACACACACGTCCATGCGAGCTCACCTCCCCTGCAACCCCCTCAGCTTCTCCACACAAACGTACTCTCATTCCTGGGGCTTATTAAGTCGtctttgtcttcctctttttcttcttttaatttaacTGTAGGCTCTCCTATGTACACTAGTTAAATCTGATTTCCATGGAATATGTATTTGATTTGTAGCATATCAAAATATATTCAATCCTTATTCTGCCATATATTACAGTAATCGTATTAATCATCCTTAGGACTTTTGCAAATAATGCAGCCTTCTATGTCTTCACCTAAGTTGGACGACAGTTTGAAGAACTAAGACCAAGGCTTTCAATCTCTGGTTATTCAGGATCTGCTCAATCCTTACAGTGCAAAAGGAGGTGTGTTATGTTAAAACTGGTTTGCTGTCAACTTTCAATCATCTGGATTAAAGGGGAAAAGTGGAAATATTAAGTATTCCCCACATAATTTTACAAGTTTCAATTTTCCCCCATCAGTAACACCATAGTCGGCTAATAGCAATAATAttatttcccttcctcttttctcaaTAACACAGGACTTACTCAAAAGGAAAGCAAACAGGCATGCATGAATATGAATGAGAACCTGTACTTTCTGGATGAAATTTACAACACTTATGAAACTATATTCTACACCTTTTCTGTGTGGTTGAATGGCCCTTGGCACATTAAGGTCAGCAGACTTGTGATTATCTGCAATGAAAAGCTGACATTCTTCAAGGGGCGCAGGGGGCTGAAGGGCCAGGGTCCCGACAGCCTGTAGTAGGAGAAAGGAGAGCCAAGCCATACTCTGCCACCAAGGCGAGCAGAGCGTGGGTTCTACTAGAGAATGTGAGGATGACATCTCAGTGGCACTCAGCCAGCACAgtgaattaatttattcatattttct is from Pan paniscus chromosome 8, NHGRI_mPanPan1-v2.0_pri, whole genome shotgun sequence and encodes:
- the C8H10orf143 gene encoding uncharacterized protein C10orf143 homolog isoform X4 — encoded protein: MDSLALGRWRRRRAEDLQVPGDVKRVCRRLEASGHERGCHQVNACALASWGPEDRELPSRGCPPAPRPESGQGRLSTGISQNGGRSSAQPCPRCIAGESVKIQQEDRHWQARKGGLTRTQPCWQHDLRPPASRMERKRD
- the C8H10orf143 gene encoding uncharacterized protein C10orf143 homolog isoform X6, whose amino-acid sequence is MDSLALGRWRRRRAEDLQVPGDVKRVCRRLEASGHERGCHQVNACALASWGPEDRELPSRGCPPAPRPESGQGRLSTGISQNGGRSSAQPCPRCIAGESGHFSHTKNH
- the C8H10orf143 gene encoding uncharacterized protein C10orf143 homolog isoform X5; translation: MDSLALGRWRRRRAEDLQVPGDVKRVCRRLEASGHERGCHQVNACALASWGPEDRELPSRGCPPAPRPESGQGRLSTGISQNGGRSSAQPCPRCIAGESTAAPISAMCATSPCSSRHSFSDPGTV